AGCTTCGCGGGAGCGGTGATCGATCAAGCCGCGGCGGGCTGGGTGCCCTCGGCGCAGGTTCCTGCGTCGGTGACGGTCCAGACCCACTGCCACGAATATGCCGTGTTCGGCAACGCGACCCAACGCAACGCTTTGGCCTCCGTCGGTGTCGATGCAGTGCGGGAAGCCACCGGATGCTGCGGAGTGGCAGGCAATTTCGGCTTCGAGAGCAGTCACTACGAGCTCAGCATGAAAGTCGCCGAACAGGCTCTCGCACCGGCTGTTCGTGCCACCGAGCCCGACACTCCGATTCTGACCGACGGATTCAGCTGCCACATGCAGGTGCGACAACTCACCGGTGAGCTGACCAGTGATGCGTCCGTGCACCTGGCTCAAATACTCGATCCACGTTCGACGAAAGGACCGCGGCAATGACGACCAGCCTCACTCGACCCCCCATGACGACCCCCACCGACCTGTTCATCGGAGGTGTCTGGACAGCCGCAGCCTCGGCTGCCCGGTTCGATGTGATCGATCCCGCCAGCGGTGACGTGATTTCCACGGTGGCCGACGGTGGCATCACCGATGCCGAGAGTGCGATGGCTTCGGCAGTCGATGCTGCTGCCGAGTGGGCCGCGACTGCGCCCCGTGCCCGCAGTGAAATCCTCCGTAAGGCTTACGAATTGATCATGGCGCGGTCGGAGGAACTCGCCGCGATTATCACCGCGGAAATGGGGAAACCGCTGGCCGACGCGCGAGGTGAAGTGGCGTACGGCGCGGAGTTCTTCCGGTGGTTCTCCGAGGAAGCAGTGCGTATCTCGGGTGATCACACCCTCACCGGAGACGGTAAGAACCGCATCGTGGTCACCCGTGCGCCCGTGGGACCGTGCATCCTCGTCACTCCGTGGAACTTCCCGCTGGCCATGGGAACCCGGAAGATCGGCCCCGCGTTGGCGGCGGGCTGCACTGTGGTGTTCAAGCCGGCCGAACAGACTCCGCTCACTGCGCTGGCTCTGGCCGGGATTCTGCACGACGCGGGTGTCCCGGCGGGCGTCGTCAATGTCGTGACCACCACCGATGCAGCGGGTGTCGTGGGCTCGTGGATGAGCAGCGGTGCGGCCCGCAAGATCAGTTTCACCGGATCGACTGCAGTGGGAAAGATCCTGCTCGAGCAAGCTGCATCGACGGTGATGCGCGCCTCGATGGAGCTCGGTGGCAACGCACCCTTCATCGTCATGGACGACGCGGACCTCGGCCGCGCCGTGGACGGAGCGATGGTTGCGAAGATGCGCAACATGGGCGAGGCCTGCACCGCAGCCAATCGATTCTTCGTACACCGTAGTGTCGCAGCGCAGTTCGCGGACGAGCTCGCCGAGCGCATGGGTGCGTTGACGGTGGGGGCAGGTAGTGCACACGGCACGGAGGTGGGGCCGCTGATCGACGATGCGGGCCGGTCGAAGGTGCAGAGACTCGTCGACGACGCTCTCGGTCGTGGCGCGTGTGCGATCGTCGGGGGAGCGGCACCGGACGGACCCGGCTACTTCTACCCGCCGACGGTGCTGACGGACGTCGACTCGAATTCGGATCTGATGTCGCAGGAAATCTTCGGGCCGGTGGCGGCGATCGTGCCGTTCGACACCGAGGACGAGGTGATCGCCCTCGCGAACGACACCGAATGGGGACTCGTCGGATACGTCTTCACTCAGGACATCGATCGGGCGCTACGGATGGGGGAGCGGCTCGAGGTGGGCATGGCCGGTCTCAACACCGGTCTGGTCTCCAACCCCGCGGCACCGTTCGGTGGCGTCAAACAGTCCGGGCTGGGCCGCGAGGGCGGAAAAGTCGGAATCGACGAGTTCCTGGAGTACAAATACTTTGCCATTCCCCGAGGCTGAAGGAGGCTTTCGATCATGCCCAGTTCGAGAAGACTGACGCCCATCGACGCACGCAACACGTCGATGGTGATTGCCGACCAGATTCGCGATCGCATCATCGACGGGTCCTATGCCCCGGGGGAGCAGATCAACGAGGCGAACGTGGCGGCCGAACTCGAAATCTCGCGCGGCCCGGTGCGTGAGGCGCTGCAGCGCCTCAATCAAGAGGGTCTGCTGGTCAGCTACCGCAACCGGGGCGTGTTCGTCGTGGAGCTCAGCAGCGACGACGTCACCGAGATCTACGAGTCCCGCGCGGCGATCGAGGTCGGTGCTGCGTGGACGTTGGTACACGGTGATCGCGGCCGACTGATCACCGCTGCCGACGAGCTCTCGGCCATCGTGATGCAGATGCAGCCGTTCATCGACCGGGCGGACTGGCGAGGTCTGGCCGAACGAGACCTCGCATTTCACACCGCCCTGGTCGCAGCGACGCGCAACAGCCGAATGTCGCGGATGTACGCGACGCTCGCTGCGGAGGCGCGGATCTGTATGGCCAACCTCGAAACTGCCTACTACCGGCCTGAGGCATTGGTGGAGGAGCATCAACTGATTGTCGATCTACTGCTCGGAACCGATTGGGACGCACTGGAAAAGGGCGTACACGAGCACATGGACACCGCCATCCACGACTTGACGCGGGCGATGGTCGAGGAGCACGCCGAAAACTCGGTTCTGGCCACTCCGGGATAGATCGCTCGGCGTGCAACACAGCATTTACATCTGAAGTCTTGCGTACCTCCGGCGTAAGCGCCTAGCCTGATTGTCAACAATCTACTAAATCTCCACGATCGAAGGGGGTGCCCGTGAACGACTCATCCGACTCCGCATACGTCACCGCAATCGGACCCGAAGACACCGCAGGACGGGCCGCTCCCGGCCTGGCGCGGTACCCCGATGTTCCGAACAGCACGCCGATCACGTTCACCGACGAGGAGTACGCCGCCCGGCTCGCTGCCGTCCGTGAGCGGATGGCAGCGCAGAACCTCACCGCACTCATCGTCACCGATCCCGCCAACCT
The nucleotide sequence above comes from Rhodococcoides fascians A25f. Encoded proteins:
- a CDS encoding GntR family transcriptional regulator yields the protein MPSSRRLTPIDARNTSMVIADQIRDRIIDGSYAPGEQINEANVAAELEISRGPVREALQRLNQEGLLVSYRNRGVFVVELSSDDVTEIYESRAAIEVGAAWTLVHGDRGRLITAADELSAIVMQMQPFIDRADWRGLAERDLAFHTALVAATRNSRMSRMYATLAAEARICMANLETAYYRPEALVEEHQLIVDLLLGTDWDALEKGVHEHMDTAIHDLTRAMVEEHAENSVLATPG
- a CDS encoding NAD-dependent succinate-semialdehyde dehydrogenase gives rise to the protein MTTSLTRPPMTTPTDLFIGGVWTAAASAARFDVIDPASGDVISTVADGGITDAESAMASAVDAAAEWAATAPRARSEILRKAYELIMARSEELAAIITAEMGKPLADARGEVAYGAEFFRWFSEEAVRISGDHTLTGDGKNRIVVTRAPVGPCILVTPWNFPLAMGTRKIGPALAAGCTVVFKPAEQTPLTALALAGILHDAGVPAGVVNVVTTTDAAGVVGSWMSSGAARKISFTGSTAVGKILLEQAASTVMRASMELGGNAPFIVMDDADLGRAVDGAMVAKMRNMGEACTAANRFFVHRSVAAQFADELAERMGALTVGAGSAHGTEVGPLIDDAGRSKVQRLVDDALGRGACAIVGGAAPDGPGYFYPPTVLTDVDSNSDLMSQEIFGPVAAIVPFDTEDEVIALANDTEWGLVGYVFTQDIDRALRMGERLEVGMAGLNTGLVSNPAAPFGGVKQSGLGREGGKVGIDEFLEYKYFAIPRG